Proteins from one Drosophila gunungcola strain Sukarami chromosome 3R, Dgunungcola_SK_2, whole genome shotgun sequence genomic window:
- the LOC128266406 gene encoding arrestin domain-containing protein 17 — MSKNCMITFDQNEHGTYFTGQVITGKVIVNLTKTKKLRGIKLEISGYAQAQWRLRRHGRAVAIQNSKKRSKHQYSGREDYIASTTYLMGSEQGSNFSMDAGTYTYTFACPIPSHCPSSFEGAFGHIRYLAKVTFLKPGASNRTHNVGFTVLKLLDLNQESKMLREPASNEAVEYFCLMHTKPVELKVTLQQQGYVPGQFLLVHAQVRNESSADCRKLLIMLHLRATYTADQPSLRTTSEKIMLVKRECGPVAHHGQRTYTESLRIPATAPTCEHLSKVVRVSYEVRVVAVMNWLMANPRVIIPITIGNVPLATAASGPDFLPANAYAAEIGSPLPSDLPCTSTRAMELAQMSSSGVSNSGYEISEDLEDFELPEDGDDEQEASDEFVSDLPPPTYEQAMFMTADIADTDANTVSASSRFTPRYPVFDVDTFQNPPPNPPQKKRRRRRRRPADPGQSKQRPEKQPVESPVQI; from the exons GAATCAAACTGGAGATCAGTGGCTATGCGCAGGCACAGTGGAGACTCCGCAGACATGGCCGGGCGGTGGCCATCCAAAACTCGAAGAAGCGATCGAAGCACCAGTACAGCGGACGGGAGGACTACATAGCCTCCACCACTTACCTAATGGGCTCCGAGCAGGGCAGTAACTTCAGCATGGACGCTGGCACCTACACCTACACTTTTGCCTGCCCCATTCCCAGCCACTGTCCCTCGTCCTTTGAGGGTGCTTTCGGCCATATCCGGTACCTGGCCAAGGTCACCTTCCTCAAGCCGGGCGCCTCCAATCGCACCCACAACGTGGGCTTCACGGTGCTGAAGCTTCTAGACCTTAACCAGGAGAGCAAGATGCTCCGCGAGCCGGCGAGCAACGAAGCCGTGGAGTACTTCTGCCTAATGCACACGAAGCCCGTGGAGCTGAAGGTCACTCTGCAGCAGCAGGGCTACGTCCCGGGTCAGTTTTTGCTGGTCCACGCCCAGGTGCGCAATGAGTCCAGCGCCGACTGCCGGAAACTCCTGATCATGCTGCACCTGCGGGCTACCTACACGGCGGACCAGCCGTCTCTCCGCACGACCTCCGAGAAGATAATGCTGGTGAAGCGCGAGTGCGGACCGGTGGCTCACCATGGCCAGAGGACCTACACGGAATCCCTGAGGATCCCGGCCACGGCACCCACCTGCGAGCACCTGAGCAAGGTGGTGCGCGTATCCTACGAAGTGCGTGTGGTGGCTGTGATGAACTGGTTGATGGCCAACCCGCGGGTGATCATCCCCATAACCATAGGCAACGTGCCGCTGGCCACTGCGGCCTCGGGACCGGACTTCCTGCCGGCCAACGCCTATGCCGCCGAAATTGGAAGCCCGCTGCCCTCCGATTTGCCGTGCACCTCCACAAGAGCCATGGAACTGGCTCAGATGTCCAGCAGCGGGGTGAGCAACTCCGGCTACGAGATAAGCGAGGATCTTGAGGACTTCGAGCTGCCGGAGGACGGAGACGATGAGCAGGAGGCGAGCGACGAGTTCGTGTCAGACTTAC CTCCCCCTACGTACGAACAAGCCATGTTTATGACCGCTGATATAGCGGACACAGACGCAAACACCGTCAGCGCGTCTTCCCGGTTTACACCGCGCTACCCGGTTTTCGATGTGGACACCTTCCAAAACCCCCCACCCAATCCTCCGCAAAAAAAGAGGCGCCGCCGCCGGAGACGACCCGCCGATCCTGGACAGTCGAAGCAGCGTCCGGAGAAACAGCCCGTGGAGTCACCCGTGCAAATCTGA